In Rhodanobacteraceae bacterium, a single genomic region encodes these proteins:
- a CDS encoding PQQ-dependent sugar dehydrogenase has protein sequence MIRRSLTAALVLASAPAFAQTLPPDLALTDICPACTAFDRPLIVRHAGDGSGRLFVVEQIGNIRIFVNGAYLTTPFLTFVGPGNAPPGGFVAVGGTGDERGLLGLAFHPDFAQNGYLYINYNDSSGDTVVARYTVSQSNPNVVDTATRLVILRVDQDFSNHNGGNILFGPDGYLYIGMGDGGSGNDPCNRAQSLTPADLVPNEGTSGCPADSAFVNSGGNADSRTLLGKMLRLNVDTTTAAGANELCASNADGSANYAIPGDNPFLGTARLTGACDEVLDYGLRNPWRFSFDRETGALFIGDVGQSAQEEISYRPAGPIGAPINFGWDCREGTGSAGGTCRVGDTLTGPILAYGRSAGFAVTGGYRIRGTIPLLNGLYVYADYGSRNVWFAEETAPGTFGPQPTTANRWGQAPSGVASFGEDEDGRIYVAAFNGKIYRFTSNTELPPVLFANGFE, from the coding sequence ATGATCCGCCGATCCCTGACCGCCGCCCTGGTTCTCGCGAGCGCCCCTGCATTCGCCCAGACCCTGCCGCCGGATCTCGCGCTGACCGACATCTGTCCGGCCTGCACGGCCTTCGACCGCCCCCTGATCGTGCGCCATGCCGGCGACGGCAGCGGTCGGCTGTTCGTGGTCGAGCAGATCGGCAACATCCGGATATTCGTCAATGGCGCCTACCTGACCACGCCATTCCTGACCTTCGTCGGGCCCGGCAATGCACCACCGGGCGGCTTCGTCGCGGTGGGCGGCACCGGCGACGAGCGCGGCCTGCTCGGGCTGGCCTTCCATCCGGACTTCGCGCAGAACGGCTATCTCTACATCAACTACAACGACAGCAGCGGCGACACGGTCGTTGCCCGCTACACCGTGAGTCAGTCCAACCCGAATGTCGTGGATACCGCCACGCGATTGGTGATCCTGCGCGTCGACCAGGACTTCAGCAACCACAACGGCGGCAACATTCTGTTCGGACCCGATGGCTACCTCTACATCGGCATGGGCGATGGCGGCAGCGGCAACGACCCGTGCAATCGTGCGCAGAGCCTGACGCCGGCCGACCTGGTCCCGAACGAAGGAACCTCGGGTTGTCCCGCGGACAGCGCCTTCGTGAATTCGGGCGGCAATGCCGATTCGCGCACGCTGCTGGGCAAGATGCTCAGGCTCAATGTCGATACCACGACGGCTGCGGGCGCGAACGAACTGTGCGCCAGCAACGCCGACGGCTCGGCAAATTACGCCATCCCTGGGGACAATCCCTTCCTCGGTACCGCGCGCCTCACTGGCGCCTGCGACGAGGTCCTGGACTACGGACTGCGCAACCCCTGGCGCTTCAGTTTCGACCGGGAGACCGGGGCGTTGTTCATCGGCGATGTCGGGCAGAGCGCCCAGGAGGAGATCAGCTATCGGCCTGCCGGGCCGATCGGCGCGCCGATCAACTTCGGCTGGGACTGCCGCGAAGGCACGGGCTCCGCTGGCGGCACCTGTCGCGTCGGCGATACCCTCACTGGCCCGATCCTGGCCTACGGCCGATCGGCCGGATTCGCGGTGACAGGCGGCTATCGCATCCGCGGAACCATCCCGCTGCTCAATGGCCTGTACGTCTACGCCGATTACGGATCACGCAATGTGTGGTTCGCGGAAGAGACCGCGCCCGGAACCTTTGGCCCGCAGCCGACCACGGCGAACCGCTGGGGACAAGCCCCGAGTGGCG